The Candidatus Binatia bacterium genome segment CTTCGGCTTCAGGAGACGATCAAAGGGCTCACGCCGGATGCGGACGTCCAGGCGTTGGAGGAGGTGCGGGCCCACATCGATCGTCTGTCCGCCGAGGTTCAGGTGAGTCGAGAAGTTGGCGACTCCGAGCTCTCGGAGCGAATCGAAAAAGTGCATGAGGCCGAAGCGGACGCGGCAGCCCGCGGCGAGCTCGAAGAGCTGAAGCGCGTGAAGAAGCGCTCACTGGTTCGAGTCGACATTCCCGAGCCGGCGAAGGCGGCGGTCCCGCCGTCGAATGGGGCGCCCGCGTCCTGATCCGAAGCCGAATCCGATCGATTCGACGTTGAACAGCCGGAGCTGCCTCTTCAACGGGGGCAGCCCCGGTTGCGTTGTATCAGCGGCCCATCGACCGCCAGACTCACGAAGCGCCCGATGGTGAGACCGCCCATGAAGGTGAGGCCCACCCAGAGCGCCGAGCGGCGGAACGCAGGTCGCACGGCACCAGCGAGAAGCAGCATGCCGATGCCGATGTGCATCCCACCATACGCCGCACGCATCTCGTTGTGTGCGCTCACGCCCTCGACCTGAAGACCGAGAGGCGTCAAGAGGGTCTGCGGATCGACCAGCCCCGTGATCCCAGTGGCCAGGATTGCGAGACCGGAGAGCCCGAGGGTCACGATCTCGAGTGTGCGCCTCATCCTCGCGGAGCTTCGTCCGCGAGGAGTGCGGCGCCGATGACGCCGGCCGAATCCCCAAGCGCGTTCTTCCGGATCGGGGTGCGAAGCTCGTCGTTGAAGATGCGTGCCGCGACTTGGTCTCGGCCGCGATCGTAGAGAGCATCGAGATTCGAGACGCCCCCGCCGAGAACGATCACGGAGGGATCGAGAATCGAGATGAGGTTCGCCATCGCGCGTCCGAAGAGTGCGAGGTACGCGTCCAGGGTCGCGCTTGCGGTTGCGTCGCCGGCGGATGCGAGTGCCACGATCTCGGGGGCCCGGACGGAATCGCCACCGGCCTCGCGGTACGAGTTCTCGAGTGCCGGTCCCGACAGCAGCTTCTCGACGCAGCCGCGCTGGCCGCAGTAACAATGCGGCCCGTTCGGATCGATCGAGTGGTGCCCCCACTCACCGGCGATGTGCTGCGGGCCCGCCCAGATGCGGCCATTCACGACGATCCCGCCACCCACGCCGGTCCCGAGGATCACGCCGAAGACGACGTCGGCGTCGCGGGCCGCCCCCAGGCGCGCCTCCGCGAGCGCGAAGCAATTCGCGTCGTTCTCGATGCGAAGAGGAAACCCGAGCCGGGCCTCGAGCTCGGTCTGAAGCGGCTGCCCATTCAGACAGAGAGTGTTCGAGTTCTTGAGCGTTCCGTCCTCTGCCGAAAGGGAGCCTGGCGTGCCGATCCCCACGCGGTCGGTTCCGCCGGCGCGCCCGCGCAGCTCCTCAATGAGCCGGACGATCCGCTCAACGATGTGCTCGTAGCCGCCGTCCTGCTCCGTCGGGATGCGTTCACGTTCGACGACCTCCCCGTCTTGGGAAAGCACCGCTCCCTCGATCTTGGTGCCGCCGAGGTCGATGCCTATCGTCGCTTTCATGGGTGATGCAGGGGGCCCCGCTAAGCTGGTTTGCCTTGCAGGTGCACCGGAGGCAAGCGTGGCACGCCCACCCGTGCGCACCACAGACGCGGCGTCATGCGTGTCGCAGAGACTTCGTGAGCAGGGAAGAGCGTCCGAGCCCAGCCAGCTCGCCCGGTTCCACGACGCGCCGTTCGGCGGCTTTCTTGGACGGTTTGCCGACCAGGCGACGGAGCTCGGCGGCGGACACGGTCCGACTCTCGACCGTGACTTCGAAGGATCGGTGGAGAATCGCGTGTTTGAAGTCGGCGCGGTCGGGCGGCGCTCGAAGGAGCCGCACCGGGGGCAACCAGAGGTGGTCGAGGTGTTCGAAGGCGCCGCGTTCGAGGAGGAGTCGACCGTGCCTGTCCTTCAGTATGGTGACCGAAAGCCCCAAACGCTGCGTGGCCCGCCGCGGCTTCGGCGGCGGGTGCTTTTCGACCACGCGGCGGAGATGGGCTTCGCACATCGTTTGCAGAGGACACTGGCTGCAGCGCGGCGCCCGTGGGGAGCAGAGAGTTTCGCCGAGCTCCATGACGGCCTGGTTCCAGTCTCCGGCTCGTTCGCGCGCGAGGAGTCGGTCGGCCAGAGTCGTGTGTGGCTCGCCCCGTCCGTCGGGTCGTTTCAGACACTCCAGTCGGGAGAGGACGCGGATCACGTTCCCGTCGACCGCGGCGTGTGGTGCGCCGTACGCGATCGATAGAACGGCGGCGGCCGTGTACGCGCCGACGCCGGGGAGGCTCATCGCTTCGTCCCACGTTTTCGGAAACTGCTTCTCGCCACTCTCGTTCAGCCGCTGGGCGGCGCGGTGAAGCGACCGCGCCCGGGAGTAGTAACCGAGCCCTGACCACAGAGAGAGGACTTCTTCTTCGGTCGCTCGCGCAAGGGCGGCCATGGTCGGGAACGCCTCGAGGAACCGTTTGTAGGCGGGTTCGACGACGGCGATCCGCGTCTGCTGGAGCATGACCTCGGCGACCCAGATGCGGTAGGGGTTCGGTCGCCGTCGCCAGAGAAGCGGGCGCGCATGCTCGTCGTACCAGGCCAGGAGGGACGTGCGGCGCGCTTCGTCCCGCTTGGCGTCGGTGCTCTTCGTCACGATGCTGCGCGCAGTCCGATCCAGCTGAGTTGTCGCCCAGCGTCGGCGCCCTGCACCCGGTACGAAGCGAGATCGGCCCCGCCGCAGCTGGTGCAGGGACCGACGTGTTGGATCGAGTCGGGCGTGAGGCCGGTGCGTCGCAGGAGAATCTCGTTGACGGTGCGTAGATCCAGCCGGCCCTTGCCGGTGCGCCCGATCGTCCACGCAGTCCACATCTCGGTGCCGTACTGATCGACGAACTGCTCAGCGATCGCGCGATCGACCTCGTAGCAGCAGCCGCCGATCGAAGGGCCGAGAGCCGCCTGCATCTCGGCGACGTCGACGCCAAACCGGGTGACGAACTCGGCGACGGCACGGGGCACGATCCCGGCGAGGCTTCCCCGCCAGCCGGCGTGCACCGCTGCGACGACCCGAGCCTTCGGGGCGGCGAGCAGTACCGGAACGCAGTCGGCGGTGGCGATGGCCACTGCGACGCCGGGCGATCTCGTGAGGAGTCCGTCCGCATCCCCGGCGGGGGAGGCCGTCTGGGCGTCGGCGACGATGAGTTCGGCGCCGTGGACTTGCCTCACTCGAACGAGGTGGAGATCTTGCGCGACCGCGGTCTCCTGCGGCGCGAACCCGTGCTCTAGCCCCTCGAAGTTCCACCCCGCAGCGGTGAATGCGCCCGACATTTCGTCCCTATAGCAGAGCAGGCGTGGTCTCAGCGGCGTCGGCGTTGTAGACCGGATCGGATGTATCGGCTCGTCGTACTCCTGCTGGGTCTGCTCCTCGTGCCGCCGACGGCGAGAGCCGAGGATGATCCGTACCTCCTGACCATCGATCTCGGAGAGGCGATTCGAGTGCTCGGCGACGAGGACTCGTTCGAGCGCGAGCCGCTGGAGATCCTCCTCGTCGGTCTCGGCGACCGGGCTGTCCCCGCGCTCCGAAAGGGGTTGGCGACGGAGGATGAGGCCGTTCGGATGGGCATCATCGAGGTCCTCACGGAGACCGAGGCGGAAGGAGCTTCGGCGTTGCTGCTCGAACGGGCGAAGATGGATGATTCGATCTACGTTCGCGTCGAGGCGATCTCTGGTCTCGTCTCGCGGGATGCTCCGGAAGCGGCAGAGGTCGTTTCGAGTGCCCTCGCGAGCGATGAGCCGCTGCTCTACCGCGCTGCGTTCGGCGGCTGCGGTCGCTACTGCACTTCGCCGGAGCAACTGGATCGGATCGTCGCCTTTGCCTTCAGCGAGCCGGTGGTTCAGATGGTCGGGCCGCGCGGAGCGCTCGTGCGCACGGCTGGAATCCCGGAGCACCGGGCGGCCGTCGTCGCCGCGCTCGAACGGGGGGCCGCGCCGAAACTGGTGGCGGACGACCCCGAGGTGAGGGTTCGCGCTGCGATGTTGCTCGCCGCTCTGGAGGACGAACGCGCCGCTCCGGGCCTGGAGGTGGCTCTCGACCAGGAGATCGCAACGATGCTCCGGGTCCAGGCCATCGTGGCTCTCGGAGGCGTCGGCAACGAAAGCACCGTGACGACGGTCGGCGCCTCGCTCGCCACCCTTTCGCCCCTCATCCGGCCGGCGGCATGCAAGGCTCTGTCTATCCTTGCCTACCGTGGTGTCGAGGGTGCGTCGGCCGAGGCCGTGCAGCGAGGCTGTCCCGGCGCGAAGTGAGCGAACCCCCCGCACCCTTGCTCCACGAGAGCGCTCGCAGGACCGCGCCTGGATGGTAGAAGGGCCTCGTGATCGGCGAGAACCGCATCCTGCTCGCGGACAGCTACAAAGCCACGCACTGGCTTCAGTACCCGCCCGGCACCGAGCGCGTGTACTCGTACTTCGAGAGCCGGGGCGGTCTGTTCGACGAGATCGTGTTCTTCGGCCTCCAGTACGTGCTCGAGCGCTACCTCGCCGGGACCGTCGTGACGCGCGCCCACATCGAAGAGGCCGATGTCTTTTTCGGGGCTCACTTCGGCAACCCCGATCTGTTCCATCGCCGGGGCTGGGAGCACATCGTCGATGCACACGGGGGGCGGCTCCCGGTAGTCATCCGCGCGGTTCCCGAGGGCACTGCGGTACCGACCCGCAACGTTCTCTTCACCATCGAGAATACCGACCCCGAGTGCTTCTGGCTGACGAGCTATCTCGAAACGCTGCTCGTGCAGGTTTGGTACGGCTGCACCGTCGCGACGCTCTCGCGAGAGATGAAGCGGCTCATCGGCTCGTACCTCGAAGAGACCGGGGATCCCGCGGGGCTCGAGATGAAGCTGCAGGACTTCGGGTTCCGCGGCGTTTCGAGCGTGGAGTCGGCCGCGATCGGCGGCGCAGCGCACCTTGTGAACTTCCAGGGCACGGACAACGTCGTGGGCGCACTGTTCGCAAAGGAGTACTACGGTGCGGACATGGCCGGTTTTTCGATCCCGGCGGCCGAGCACTCCACGCAGACGGCTTGGGGTCGCGAGGCGGAAGAGGCGGCATTCGCCCATATGCTCACGACGTTTCCCGCGGGTCTCGTCGCCGTCGTGAGCGATTCCTGGGACGTACGCAACGCCTGTCGGAACCTTTGGGGGGATCGGCTGCGCGACCGCGTTCTCGAACGCGAGGGCACGTTGGTCGTGCGACCCGACTCGGGCGACCCACACCGCATGGTTCTGGACGTGCTCGAAATCCTCGGGGAGCGCTTTGGCACTGTGTTGAACCCGAAGGGCTACAAGCTTCTCCCGCCTCAGGTCGCGGTGATTCAGGGCGACGGCATCGACTACGACGAGACCGTTCGCATCCTTACGACGCTTCGGAAGAACGGTTGGTCGACGGAGAACATCACGCTGGGCATGGGTGGCGCACTTTTGCAGCGGCTCGATCGCGATACGCAGTCGTTCGCGTTCAAGTGCTCGGAGGTCGTGATCTCCGGTGAGCCTCGTGAAGTGTACAAGGATCCGGTGACGGACCCGGCGAAGGCGAGCAAGCGTGGACGCCTCGCGCTGATTCGTGACGAGGACGGACTCCGAACGGTCCCTGCGACGGACCCGCGCCCGGACGAGCTCGTCGAGGTCTTTCGCGACGGCGAGGTCCGACTTCGTCACTCGTGGTCGGACGTGCGCGAACGCGCTAGCTTGCCGGAGTTCGTTCGCTCGTGAAGGAACCCATCCAGATCCGCGGCGCGCGGACCCACAATCTGCGCGAAGTCACGTGCGAGTTCCCGCCCGCCGTCCTGACGGTCGTGACCGGAGTCTCGGGTTCGGGGAAGTCGAGCCTGGTTTTCGACACGCTCTACGCCGAAGGCCAGCGCCGGTTCGTCCAGTCGATGTCGACCTACTCCCGGATGTTCCTCGAGCGGATGGAGCGACCAGACGTCGATTTCATCAGCAACATCCCGCCGGCGATCGCTCTCGCCCAGAAGAACACGATCCGAAACGCGCGCTCCACGGTTGGTACGATCACCGAGATCAACGACCACCTTCGGCTCGTCTACGCTCACGTGGGCGAGGCGACCTGTACCGCGTGTGGCGGTCGCGTCGCCCGCGACGATCCGCATACCGGTCTCCTGGACCTCGAAGCGATGGGTGAGGGAACGGCCGTGCTCGTCGTGGCGCCCGTCGAGATCGCCGATCTCCCGCTCGAGAACGTGGCGACCGGGCTCCGGAAGCAGGGGTATCGGAGGCTGTGGATCGACGGGAAGGTGATCCGGCTCGACGAGGAGTCGGACGAGATCCCCGAACTGCCGAAGGCGGCGGAGACCGCGGCGGCCTACGGCGGTCGGCAGGTTCTGCCGGTCGTGATCGATCGCCTGACGATCGGGACCACACGCCAGGCTCGCTGCCGCGAGGCTCTCGAGGCTGCGTTTGCGCTCGCGCGGGGACGAGCGCTGCTTGTTCCGCAGGACGGCGGCGACCCGCGCACGCTCGATCGACGCTTCACGTG includes the following:
- a CDS encoding DUF4345 domain-containing protein — translated: MRRTLEIVTLGLSGLAILATGITGLVDPQTLLTPLGLQVEGVSAHNEMRAAYGGMHIGIGMLLLAGAVRPAFRRSALWVGLTFMGGLTIGRFVSLAVDGPLIQRNRGCPR
- a CDS encoding A/G-specific adenine glycosylase, whose protein sequence is MTKSTDAKRDEARRTSLLAWYDEHARPLLWRRRPNPYRIWVAEVMLQQTRIAVVEPAYKRFLEAFPTMAALARATEEEVLSLWSGLGYYSRARSLHRAAQRLNESGEKQFPKTWDEAMSLPGVGAYTAAAVLSIAYGAPHAAVDGNVIRVLSRLECLKRPDGRGEPHTTLADRLLARERAGDWNQAVMELGETLCSPRAPRCSQCPLQTMCEAHLRRVVEKHPPPKPRRATQRLGLSVTILKDRHGRLLLERGAFEHLDHLWLPPVRLLRAPPDRADFKHAILHRSFEVTVESRTVSAAELRRLVGKPSKKAAERRVVEPGELAGLGRSSLLTKSLRHA
- a CDS encoding nicotinate phosphoribosyltransferase gives rise to the protein MGENRILLADSYKATHWLQYPPGTERVYSYFESRGGLFDEIVFFGLQYVLERYLAGTVVTRAHIEEADVFFGAHFGNPDLFHRRGWEHIVDAHGGRLPVVIRAVPEGTAVPTRNVLFTIENTDPECFWLTSYLETLLVQVWYGCTVATLSREMKRLIGSYLEETGDPAGLEMKLQDFGFRGVSSVESAAIGGAAHLVNFQGTDNVVGALFAKEYYGADMAGFSIPAAEHSTQTAWGREAEEAAFAHMLTTFPAGLVAVVSDSWDVRNACRNLWGDRLRDRVLEREGTLVVRPDSGDPHRMVLDVLEILGERFGTVLNPKGYKLLPPQVAVIQGDGIDYDETVRILTTLRKNGWSTENITLGMGGALLQRLDRDTQSFAFKCSEVVISGEPREVYKDPVTDPAKASKRGRLALIRDEDGLRTVPATDPRPDELVEVFRDGEVRLRHSWSDVRERASLPEFVRS
- a CDS encoding HEAT repeat domain-containing protein; this translates as MYRLVVLLLGLLLVPPTARAEDDPYLLTIDLGEAIRVLGDEDSFEREPLEILLVGLGDRAVPALRKGLATEDEAVRMGIIEVLTETEAEGASALLLERAKMDDSIYVRVEAISGLVSRDAPEAAEVVSSALASDEPLLYRAAFGGCGRYCTSPEQLDRIVAFAFSEPVVQMVGPRGALVRTAGIPEHRAAVVAALERGAAPKLVADDPEVRVRAAMLLAALEDERAAPGLEVALDQEIATMLRVQAIVALGGVGNESTVTTVGASLATLSPLIRPAACKALSILAYRGVEGASAEAVQRGCPGAK
- a CDS encoding ROK family protein, which produces MKATIGIDLGGTKIEGAVLSQDGEVVERERIPTEQDGGYEHIVERIVRLIEELRGRAGGTDRVGIGTPGSLSAEDGTLKNSNTLCLNGQPLQTELEARLGFPLRIENDANCFALAEARLGAARDADVVFGVILGTGVGGGIVVNGRIWAGPQHIAGEWGHHSIDPNGPHCYCGQRGCVEKLLSGPALENSYREAGGDSVRAPEIVALASAGDATASATLDAYLALFGRAMANLISILDPSVIVLGGGVSNLDALYDRGRDQVAARIFNDELRTPIRKNALGDSAGVIGAALLADEAPRG
- the pgeF gene encoding peptidoglycan editing factor PgeF encodes the protein MSGAFTAAGWNFEGLEHGFAPQETAVAQDLHLVRVRQVHGAELIVADAQTASPAGDADGLLTRSPGVAVAIATADCVPVLLAAPKARVVAAVHAGWRGSLAGIVPRAVAEFVTRFGVDVAEMQAALGPSIGGCCYEVDRAIAEQFVDQYGTEMWTAWTIGRTGKGRLDLRTVNEILLRRTGLTPDSIQHVGPCTSCGGADLASYRVQGADAGRQLSWIGLRAAS